A single Klebsiella variicola DNA region contains:
- the rlpA gene encoding endolytic peptidoglycan transglycosylase RlpA, whose translation MRKQWLGICIAAGLLAACSSDDVQQKTVSTPQPAVCNGPTVEISGADPQYETPNATANQDYERDGKSYKIVQDPANFTQAGFAAIYDAEPNSNLTASGETFDPTQLTAAHPTLPIPSYARITNLANGRMIVVRINDRGPYGNDRVISLSRASADRLNTSNNTKVRIDPIIVAPDGSLSGPGMACTTVAKQTYALPARPNLDGGDTTGMNQPAPADVRPISNSTLKPEDSVGAPVNSGGFLGAPTPLNSGVLESSEPAATTAATAAPAAAVATQTAPVTAPGSIQGSVAATAATAATASAVAASSTATSSASGNFVVQVGAVSDQARAQQYQQRLSQQFSVPGRVTQNGAVWRIQLGPFADKAQASAVQQRLQSEAQLQSFITRAN comes from the coding sequence GGTCAGTACTCCACAGCCGGCCGTCTGTAATGGCCCGACGGTTGAGATCAGCGGCGCCGATCCGCAGTATGAAACGCCGAACGCCACGGCGAATCAGGATTATGAGCGCGACGGTAAAAGCTATAAAATCGTTCAGGATCCGGCCAACTTTACGCAGGCTGGTTTTGCGGCGATCTATGACGCGGAACCTAACAGTAACCTGACCGCCAGCGGCGAAACCTTCGATCCGACCCAGTTGACCGCGGCGCACCCCACGCTGCCAATCCCGAGCTATGCGCGGATCACCAACCTCGCTAACGGCCGCATGATCGTCGTGCGGATTAACGATCGCGGCCCGTATGGTAACGATCGCGTTATCTCGCTCTCCCGTGCGTCTGCTGACCGTCTGAACACCTCGAACAACACCAAGGTGCGTATCGACCCCATCATCGTTGCGCCTGACGGTTCGCTTTCCGGTCCGGGAATGGCCTGCACCACCGTCGCCAAACAGACGTACGCCCTGCCCGCCCGACCGAATCTGGACGGCGGTGACACCACAGGTATGAACCAGCCTGCGCCTGCCGACGTTCGCCCGATCAGCAACAGCACGCTGAAGCCGGAAGACAGCGTCGGCGCGCCGGTGAACAGCGGCGGTTTCCTCGGCGCCCCGACGCCGCTGAACAGCGGCGTGCTGGAGAGTAGCGAGCCGGCAGCCACGACCGCCGCCACTGCGGCCCCTGCTGCTGCCGTCGCGACGCAAACGGCTCCCGTCACCGCGCCAGGCTCCATCCAGGGTAGCGTAGCGGCGACAGCGGCCACTGCCGCGACCGCCAGCGCCGTTGCCGCCTCCTCTACCGCCACCTCCAGCGCCAGCGGTAATTTTGTCGTCCAGGTTGGCGCAGTGAGCGACCAGGCGCGGGCGCAGCAGTATCAGCAGCGCCTGAGCCAGCAGTTCTCGGTGCCAGGCCGGGTCACGCAAAACGGCGCGGTATGGCGTATTCAGCTGGGCCCGTTTGCTGATAAGGCGCAGGCCAGCGCCGTTCAGCAGCGCCTGCAAAGCGAAGCGCAGCTGCAGTCCTTTATTACTCGCGCCAACTAA
- the dacA gene encoding D-alanyl-D-alanine carboxypeptidase DacA, whose translation MKTSFTARLLITALSVAALSSAARADDLNIKTMIPGAPQIDAESWVLIDYNSGKVLAENNADSRRDPASLTKMMTSYVIGQAMKAGKFKESDLVTVGNDAWATGNPVFKGSSLMFLKPGMQVPVSQLIRGINLQSGNDACVAMADYVAGSQDAFVSLMNNYVNALGLKNTHFQTVHGLDADGQYSSARDMALIGQALIRDVPNEYSIYREKEFTFNGIRQLNRNGLLWDNSLNVDGIKTGHTDKAGYNLVASATEGQMRLISAVMGGRTFKGRESESKKLLTWGFRFFETVNPIKAGKEFASEPAWFGDSDRASLGVDKDVYLTIPRGRMKDLKASYVLNNTELHAPLQKNQVVGTINFQLDGKTIDQRPLVVLQEIPEGNFFGKIIDYIKLMFHHWFG comes from the coding sequence ATGAAGACCTCTTTCACCGCTCGTTTACTCATCACGGCGCTCTCCGTTGCAGCGCTCTCCTCCGCTGCCCGCGCCGATGACCTGAATATCAAAACGATGATCCCAGGCGCCCCGCAGATTGACGCCGAATCCTGGGTGCTTATTGATTACAACTCCGGCAAAGTGCTGGCGGAAAATAACGCCGACTCCCGTCGCGACCCGGCCAGTCTGACCAAAATGATGACCAGCTATGTCATCGGTCAGGCGATGAAAGCGGGTAAATTCAAAGAGTCCGATCTGGTCACTGTCGGCAACGATGCCTGGGCCACCGGCAACCCGGTTTTCAAAGGCTCTTCTCTGATGTTCCTCAAGCCGGGGATGCAGGTTCCGGTTTCGCAGCTGATCCGGGGTATCAACCTGCAGTCGGGTAACGATGCCTGCGTGGCCATGGCCGACTATGTTGCCGGTAGCCAGGACGCCTTCGTCAGCCTGATGAACAACTATGTTAACGCCCTGGGCCTGAAAAACACCCATTTCCAGACCGTTCACGGCCTCGATGCTGACGGACAGTACAGTTCCGCGCGCGACATGGCGCTGATTGGCCAGGCGCTGATCCGCGATGTGCCGAACGAGTACTCTATCTATCGTGAGAAAGAGTTCACTTTCAACGGCATCCGCCAGCTGAACCGTAACGGCCTGCTGTGGGATAACAGCCTGAACGTCGACGGCATCAAAACGGGTCATACCGACAAAGCGGGCTACAACCTCGTCGCCTCTGCCACCGAAGGCCAGATGCGTCTTATCTCGGCGGTGATGGGCGGACGTACTTTCAAAGGTCGTGAGTCGGAAAGCAAAAAACTGCTGACCTGGGGCTTCCGCTTCTTTGAAACCGTCAACCCGATCAAAGCCGGCAAAGAGTTTGCTTCCGAACCGGCCTGGTTCGGTGACAGCGATCGCGCCTCGCTGGGGGTGGATAAAGATGTCTACCTGACCATCCCGCGTGGCCGGATGAAAGATCTGAAAGCCAGCTATGTGCTGAATAACACTGAACTGCACGCCCCGCTGCAGAAAAACCAGGTGGTCGGCACCATCAACTTCCAGTTGGATGGTAAAACTATCGATCAGCGCCCGCTGGTGGTGCTGCAGGAAATCCCGGAAGGGAATTTCTTTGGCAAAATTATTGATTACATTAAGTTAATGTTCCACCACTGGTTTGGTTAA
- the ybeD gene encoding DUF493 family protein YbeD codes for MKTKLNELLEFPTPFTYKVMGQALPELVDQVVEVVQRHAPGDYSPSVKPSSKGNYHSVSITINATHIEQVETLYEELGNIDIVRMVL; via the coding sequence ATGAAAACCAAACTTAACGAACTGCTGGAATTCCCTACCCCCTTTACTTACAAAGTAATGGGACAGGCGTTGCCGGAGCTGGTTGATCAGGTGGTGGAAGTGGTACAGCGCCATGCGCCTGGTGATTACTCGCCGTCAGTAAAACCGAGCAGCAAAGGTAACTACCACTCGGTCTCCATCACCATCAACGCCACCCACATTGAGCAGGTGGAAACGCTGTACGAAGAGTTAGGCAATATCGATATCGTACGGATGGTGCTGTAA
- the lipB gene encoding lipoyl(octanoyl) transferase LipB: protein MQHNKILIRQLGLQPYEPISQAMHEFTDARDEDTLDEIWLVEHHPVFTQGQAGKAEHVLVPGDIPVIQSDRGGQVTYHGPGQQVMYVLLNLKRRKLGVRELVTLLEQTVVNTLAEYGIESHPRADAPGVYVGDRKICSLGLRIRKGCSFHGLALNIAMDLAPFLRINPCGYAGMEMTQMRQWQPEVTPETVAPRLVANLLALLNHPPHEYLPQQ, encoded by the coding sequence TTGCAGCACAATAAAATTCTTATCCGGCAGCTTGGCCTGCAACCATACGAACCCATCTCGCAGGCGATGCATGAATTCACCGACGCCCGCGATGAAGACACCCTCGACGAGATCTGGCTGGTGGAACATCACCCGGTCTTCACTCAGGGCCAGGCAGGCAAAGCGGAACACGTGCTGGTGCCCGGCGATATTCCGGTGATCCAGAGCGATCGCGGCGGCCAGGTGACCTATCACGGTCCAGGACAGCAGGTAATGTATGTTCTGTTGAACCTTAAACGCCGCAAGCTGGGTGTGCGCGAGCTGGTGACGCTGCTGGAGCAAACGGTCGTTAATACCCTGGCCGAGTATGGCATCGAATCGCATCCCCGCGCCGATGCCCCAGGGGTCTACGTCGGCGATCGCAAAATCTGCTCACTGGGACTGCGGATCCGCAAAGGGTGCTCTTTCCACGGTCTGGCGCTCAATATCGCGATGGATCTCGCGCCATTTCTGCGCATCAATCCCTGCGGCTATGCCGGCATGGAGATGACGCAAATGCGCCAGTGGCAGCCAGAGGTGACTCCAGAGACGGTCGCCCCGCGGCTGGTCGCCAATCTGCTGGCGCTGCTGAACCATCCCCCGCACGAATATCTCCCCCAGCAGTAA
- a CDS encoding YbeF family transcriptional regulator, which yields MFRILRNIDLNLLTIFEAVYVHKGIVNAAKILNITPSAISQSINKLRALFPDPLFIRKGQGVMPTAYATHLHQYISRGMEAFLSALDIAGSPHQQRVITIATTPGMGALLIPIVASALKPAFPQILLHNIAITDAARQLDQRQVDLLIDTHLHSGQAISHHVLYQDRVRMYCRAEHPALHGPQDEAHLAQYEFALLLPEGQRYPTLHRRLQEEMGERRCGFSTFNLLTQAAMIAESDMLGLTTERLFAMVSRLWPLQTLDFHSLQDEKINVALHYNKQSGKEPLLKEIIETVIQAFKA from the coding sequence ATGTTTCGCATCCTGCGCAATATTGACCTCAACCTGTTAACCATCTTCGAAGCCGTTTACGTCCATAAAGGCATCGTCAACGCCGCTAAGATACTGAATATCACGCCATCGGCTATTAGCCAGTCGATTAACAAACTGCGGGCGCTTTTTCCTGACCCGCTGTTTATCCGCAAGGGGCAAGGTGTGATGCCCACCGCGTATGCTACCCATCTTCATCAGTACATCAGCCGGGGTATGGAGGCTTTCCTCAGTGCGCTGGATATCGCTGGTAGCCCCCACCAGCAGCGGGTGATCACTATCGCCACCACGCCAGGCATGGGGGCGCTACTGATACCCATCGTGGCCAGTGCGCTAAAACCGGCCTTTCCGCAGATCCTGTTGCACAACATCGCCATCACCGACGCCGCGCGGCAGCTCGACCAGCGCCAGGTGGATCTGTTAATTGACACTCATCTGCACAGCGGCCAGGCGATAAGCCATCATGTGCTGTACCAGGATCGGGTACGGATGTACTGCCGTGCTGAGCACCCCGCGCTGCACGGCCCACAGGATGAAGCCCATCTCGCTCAGTATGAATTTGCGCTGCTGCTTCCGGAAGGCCAGCGCTACCCCACCCTTCACCGCCGCCTGCAGGAAGAGATGGGCGAACGACGCTGCGGATTCAGCACCTTTAACCTGCTGACCCAGGCAGCCATGATCGCCGAGAGCGACATGCTGGGGCTGACCACCGAGCGCCTGTTCGCCATGGTATCCCGGCTCTGGCCACTGCAAACCCTGGATTTTCACTCCCTGCAGGACGAAAAAATTAATGTTGCGCTGCACTACAATAAGCAAAGCGGGAAGGAGCCATTGCTGAAAGAAATTATCGAGACGGTAATCCAGGCGTTTAAGGCGTAG
- the lipA gene encoding lipoyl synthase — translation MSKPIVMERGVKYRDADKMALIPVKNVATEREALLRKPEWMKIKLPADSSRIQGIKAAMRKNGLHSVCEEASCPNLAECFNHGTATFMILGAICTRRCPFCDVAHGRPVAPDANEPQKLAQTIADMGLRYVVVTSVDRDDLRDGGAQHFADCISAIREKNPSIKIETLVPDFRGRMDRALDILTVTPPDVFNHNLENVPRLYRQVRPGADYNWSLKLLERFKEAHPEIPTKSGLMVGLGETNDEIIEVMRDLRRHGVTMLTLGQYLQPSRHHLPVQRYVSPEEFEEMKAEAMAMGFTHAACGPFVRSSYHADLQAKGMEVK, via the coding sequence ATGAGTAAACCCATTGTGATGGAACGCGGTGTTAAGTACCGCGACGCCGATAAAATGGCCCTTATCCCGGTGAAAAACGTGGCAACTGAGCGTGAAGCTCTGCTCAGAAAACCGGAATGGATGAAAATCAAACTTCCGGCAGATTCGTCCCGTATCCAGGGTATCAAAGCAGCGATGCGTAAGAACGGCCTGCACTCCGTGTGTGAAGAAGCCTCCTGCCCGAACCTTGCAGAATGCTTCAACCACGGTACCGCGACCTTTATGATCCTTGGCGCGATCTGTACCCGTCGCTGCCCGTTCTGCGATGTCGCGCACGGGCGCCCGGTTGCACCAGATGCGAACGAACCACAGAAGCTGGCGCAAACCATCGCTGATATGGGTCTGCGCTACGTCGTGGTCACTTCAGTGGACCGTGACGACCTGCGTGATGGCGGCGCACAGCATTTTGCCGACTGCATCAGCGCCATTCGCGAGAAAAACCCGTCGATTAAGATCGAAACGCTGGTTCCGGATTTCCGCGGCCGCATGGATCGCGCGCTTGATATTCTGACGGTAACCCCGCCGGATGTCTTCAACCATAACCTCGAAAACGTACCTCGTCTCTATCGTCAGGTGCGTCCGGGCGCGGATTACAACTGGTCGCTGAAGCTGCTGGAGCGTTTTAAAGAAGCGCATCCGGAGATCCCGACGAAATCTGGCCTGATGGTCGGTCTGGGCGAAACCAACGACGAGATCATTGAAGTGATGCGCGACCTGCGTCGCCATGGCGTCACCATGCTGACGTTAGGCCAGTATCTGCAGCCGAGCCGTCACCACCTGCCAGTACAGCGCTACGTCAGCCCGGAAGAGTTCGAAGAGATGAAAGCGGAAGCGATGGCGATGGGCTTCACCCACGCCGCCTGCGGTCCCTTCGTTCGCTCTTCCTATCATGCCGACCTGCAGGCTAAAGGAATGGAAGTGAAGTAA
- the tatE gene encoding twin-arginine translocase subunit TatE produces the protein MGEISITKLLVVAALIILVFGTKKLRTLGGDLGSAIKGFKKAMNEDDDSAKKATVEEEAPAQKISHKE, from the coding sequence ATGGGTGAGATTAGTATTACCAAACTGCTGGTAGTCGCAGCACTGATTATCTTAGTGTTTGGTACCAAGAAATTACGTACGCTGGGCGGCGACCTGGGTTCGGCTATCAAGGGCTTTAAAAAGGCCATGAACGAGGATGACGATAGCGCGAAGAAAGCCACCGTGGAAGAAGAAGCGCCGGCGCAGAAGATCTCTCATAAAGAGTAA
- a CDS encoding deaminated glutathione amidase, producing the protein MRVAAGQFAVTPVWRTNAQTCVAMMQQAAREGAALLVLPEALLARDDNDPDMSVKSAQPLDGEFLQLLLAESGRNRLTTVLTLHVPSAEGRATNTLVVLRDGEVIAHYHKLHLYDAFAMQESRRVDPGQQIPPVIEVAGLRVGLMTCYDLRFPELALSLALNGAELLVLPTAWVRGPQKEHHWATLLAARALDTTCYIVAAGECGTRNIGQSRIVDPLGTTLAGAGSEPQLIFADVSAEHLARVRERLPVLQNRRFAPPQLL; encoded by the coding sequence ATGCGGGTAGCGGCAGGACAATTTGCCGTCACGCCAGTATGGCGGACGAATGCGCAGACCTGTGTGGCGATGATGCAACAGGCTGCGCGTGAAGGGGCGGCGCTGCTGGTGCTGCCAGAGGCGTTACTGGCGCGAGATGACAACGACCCGGATATGTCAGTGAAATCGGCTCAGCCGCTGGATGGGGAGTTTTTGCAGTTGCTGCTGGCTGAGAGCGGGCGTAACCGTTTGACCACCGTCCTGACGCTGCATGTGCCGTCGGCAGAAGGCCGTGCGACCAATACGCTGGTGGTCTTGCGGGATGGCGAAGTAATAGCCCATTATCACAAACTGCATTTATACGACGCCTTCGCAATGCAGGAGTCGCGGCGGGTGGATCCTGGCCAGCAGATCCCGCCGGTAATTGAAGTGGCGGGGTTACGCGTTGGCCTGATGACCTGCTACGATCTTCGCTTCCCGGAACTGGCCCTATCGCTGGCGCTGAACGGAGCTGAGCTGCTGGTACTGCCCACCGCATGGGTGAGAGGGCCACAGAAAGAGCACCACTGGGCGACGCTGTTGGCGGCGCGCGCGCTCGATACGACCTGCTATATCGTGGCGGCAGGCGAATGCGGGACGCGGAATATTGGTCAGAGCCGCATTGTTGACCCGCTGGGAACGACGCTGGCGGGGGCCGGGAGCGAACCGCAACTGATCTTTGCCGATGTCTCCGCAGAGCACCTTGCGCGGGTTCGCGAGCGTTTGCCGGTACTGCAGAACCGACGATTTGCGCCACCGCAATTATTGTGA
- the crcB gene encoding fluoride efflux transporter CrcB — MFQLLCAVFIGGGTGSVLRWWLGMKLNPVHHAIPIGTLTANLVGAFVIGAGLAWFNRLTDIDPMWKLLITTGFCGGLTTFSTFSAEVVFLLQQGRVSWALLNVMVNLLGSFAMTAVAFWLFSQAASR; from the coding sequence GTGTTTCAACTTCTTTGCGCCGTTTTTATTGGCGGTGGCACCGGCAGCGTATTGCGCTGGTGGCTCGGCATGAAGCTCAACCCTGTGCATCATGCTATCCCGATTGGGACATTGACGGCCAACCTGGTAGGCGCCTTTGTGATTGGTGCCGGGCTGGCGTGGTTTAACCGTCTGACGGATATTGACCCGATGTGGAAGCTCCTGATCACCACCGGGTTCTGCGGCGGGTTGACCACCTTCTCCACCTTCTCGGCGGAAGTGGTCTTTCTCCTGCAGCAGGGGCGGGTGAGCTGGGCACTCCTCAACGTGATGGTGAATTTGCTGGGTTCGTTTGCCATGACGGCCGTCGCCTTCTGGCTTTTCTCGCAGGCCGCCAGCCGTTAA
- the cspE gene encoding transcription antiterminator/RNA stability regulator CspE gives MSKIKGNVKWFNESKGFGFITPEDGSKDVFVHFSAIQSNGFKTLAEGQRVEFEITNGAKGPSAANVMAI, from the coding sequence ATGTCTAAGATTAAAGGTAACGTTAAGTGGTTTAATGAGTCCAAAGGATTCGGTTTCATTACTCCGGAAGATGGCAGCAAAGATGTATTCGTACACTTCTCTGCAATCCAGTCCAACGGTTTCAAAACTCTGGCTGAAGGTCAGCGTGTAGAGTTCGAAATCACTAACGGTGCCAAAGGCCCTTCTGCTGCAAACGTAATGGCTATCTAA